Genomic segment of Arthrobacter antioxidans:
GACGCCTGGCGCGAACGTGCGGTCGCGGGCCTCGTCCCCGGGCTCGACGACGACGACGCGGCGGAATGCGCGGGACTCGCCTCGCGGGACTTCCCGAGCAGGGCGCTCTACGGCCGGTACCTCGCCTGGGTGTTCACCGAGGTGGTGGAGGCGGCGCCGTCGAGCGTCACCGTGGTCCACCACCGCAACGAGGCGGTGAGCCTCGATTGCAACGGTTCCGCCCCGCAGGGAGACGGTCCAGCCCCACGCGGCGACGCTTCTGTCCGACGCGGCGACGGTTCCGTCCCGCACGGCGGCCGGGAGTGGCGGATCACGCTCGACGACGGCTCCCGGGTCGACGCCGACGACGTGGTCCTGGCCCTCGGCCATCTCGCGGCGACGCTCACCCCGGAGCAGGGCCGGCTCCAGGACGCCGCAGCCCGGCACGGCCTGCAGTACTGGCCGCCCGCCGTCCCGGCCGATGTCTCCTGGCACCGTCTTCCCGCAGGGAAGACCGTGCTGGTCCGGGGGCTCGGGCTCAACTTCTTCGACGCCATGATCCAGCTGACGGAGGGTCGCGGCGGTCGGTTCTCCAGCGGGGACGACGGGCGGCTCGCCTATACGCCGTCCGGGAAGGAGCCCCGCCTCGTGGCCGCCTCCCGGCGCGGCGTTCCCTACCGGGCCAAGGCGGACCTCGACTCCTACTTCCCGCGCAGCGTCGTCCTGCGCTACTGCACTCCCGAGCGAGCCCTCGCGTTCCGGGCGTCCGGCGTCCAGCCCGGCTTCGACCACGACCTCTGGCCCCTGCTGCACCGCGATGTGCTGTGGGCCTACTACTCGACCCTCGGCCGCACCGCCCCCGGGGGGCTCCTCACACCGCCCGCGGCGTTCCTCACCGCACTCGACGCCGCTCTCGCGACGGAGGGACCGGACTGGGAGGCCGCCGCCGGACGGGTCATCGCGCGGTCCGTGCCCGAGGACCTGCGGCTCGATGTCGAAGCCCTGGCCCACCCCTTCGCCGGGCGTCGCTTCGAGGACGGGGACGCCTTCACCGCGGCCGTGCTCGCCTATCTCGACGCGGACGCCGCGGGGTCGGCGAGGGGCGAGGACGACCCGCTCAAGATGGCGATCGGCGCCCTGAACGCCGGGCGGACGGTGATCAAGCAGGCCGTGGCGGACGGGGGGATCTCCGCCTCGTCGTGGAATGCCGAACTGCGCGGATGGTTCGAGCCACTGGTCGAGGGCCTGGCGAGCGGCCCGCCCCCGCTGCGCATCGCACAGCTCGCGGCGCTCGTCCGGGCCGGGATCGTCCGCTTCGTCGGGCCCAATCCCGGATTCGGCTTCGACCCCGAAGCCGGTCTGTTCCGCGCGGCCTCGCCGTGGGTCCCGGGGGACTCGTTCACCGCGCGCTATCTCGTCGAGGCGATGATGCCGGCGAACCGGGTGTCCACGAGCCTCTCCCCGCTGATGCGCCAGCTGCTGCAGCAGGGGACCGTCCGGCCGGCGACGTCCATGGGGGATGACGGTATCCCCGTCACCTCCGACGGGCTGGATGTCACTCCGCCCCCGTACCGGGCCGTCGACCGGTCCGGCCGGGAGCAGGGATCCCTCTTCGTCATCGGTCTCCAGCTCACGTCCGTGCAGTGGGGCACGGCCATCGCCGCGCAGGCCGGCGTGGCACTGGCGGCAGGCAGCAGGACCCTCCTCGACGCCGACACCATCGCGGGCGCCGTCCTGGAGCGGGCGTCGGACGCGGTGCCACCGTCGGGCGAGCGGCACGCGGAGGCCCAGATGACCGAGGCCTCGACCGCGGGCTGACGTGTCGACGGCGGGCTGACAGCCGGGCCTTCCGATAGGGGGCGGTCGGCCGGACGGACCGCCGGGCCCGCGACAGGCCCACTCAATGACAGAGGGACCCCCGCCTGCATCGTGCTGGCGGGAGTCCCTCTGTCATACCCGACCGGTCGGGGAGCGACCGGCGATCGACCTAGCCTTTGAGGCAGCGGTCGTAGTTCGCCAGGTGCGCGCGGTAGCTGACCCAGCTGCCGTTGTTCGCGCCCTCGGCCGGAGGGGTCGGCTTGGAGCAGGCCGGCTTACCGGGCTTGATCGGCTTGACCGGCTTCTCCGGCTTGACGGG
This window contains:
- a CDS encoding FAD/NAD(P)-binding protein encodes the protein MENQDARQVAVIGGGPRGTSVVERLIARHRALGGSAPALVIRVVEPHDPGPGHVWRPDQSRLFLMNTPCLYPTVVPVGAPAASIAPAPVGLSFDAWRERAVAGLVPGLDDDDAAECAGLASRDFPSRALYGRYLAWVFTEVVEAAPSSVTVVHHRNEAVSLDCNGSAPQGDGPAPRGDASVRRGDGSVPHGGREWRITLDDGSRVDADDVVLALGHLAATLTPEQGRLQDAAARHGLQYWPPAVPADVSWHRLPAGKTVLVRGLGLNFFDAMIQLTEGRGGRFSSGDDGRLAYTPSGKEPRLVAASRRGVPYRAKADLDSYFPRSVVLRYCTPERALAFRASGVQPGFDHDLWPLLHRDVLWAYYSTLGRTAPGGLLTPPAAFLTALDAALATEGPDWEAAAGRVIARSVPEDLRLDVEALAHPFAGRRFEDGDAFTAAVLAYLDADAAGSARGEDDPLKMAIGALNAGRTVIKQAVADGGISASSWNAELRGWFEPLVEGLASGPPPLRIAQLAALVRAGIVRFVGPNPGFGFDPEAGLFRAASPWVPGDSFTARYLVEAMMPANRVSTSLSPLMRQLLQQGTVRPATSMGDDGIPVTSDGLDVTPPPYRAVDRSGREQGSLFVIGLQLTSVQWGTAIAAQAGVALAAGSRTLLDADTIAGAVLERASDAVPPSGERHAEAQMTEASTAG